Proteins from one Falco cherrug isolate bFalChe1 chromosome 7, bFalChe1.pri, whole genome shotgun sequence genomic window:
- the LOC102052687 gene encoding zona pellucida sperm-binding protein 3-like: MGLGGSLGVALVCWVLAEAASYSPWGFPQRDPGVLRVWGDSAWSRPRVPSFSQPSPWAWVDVSQLQAVAPLHPVAVQCQEAQVVVTVHRDLFGTGRLVRAVELTLGSAGCLPVAPSAAEGTVTFVAGLHECGSTLQVTAESLIYKTSLSYKPTPSANLVVVRTSPAVVPIECHYPRKSNVSSNAVQPTWAPLQSTLSAEEKLMFSLRLMNDDWSAERLSNGFQLGESLHLQADVASGNHVPLRLFVDECVATLSPGRRSSPQYALIDLSGCLVDGRSDDTTSAFISPRPRQETLQFMVDAFKFAGDDRNLIYITCHLKVSPADQAPNPLNKACSFNKASSLWAPVEGTGDICSCCETGNCPLYGRYSQRINPLARWSGRRLKRDVPSKQGGSSKTAEAEVSVGPLLILDPAQGLWSSSGGFATAGKTSHGAAEGLPVLVQAAMLAAATVLSLTALGLFLLCRKM, translated from the exons ATGGGGTTGGGAGGCAGCCTGGGTGTTGCTCTAgtctgctgggtgctggctgaAGCAGCATCTTATAGCCCCTGGGGTTTCCCTCAAAGGGACCCGGGGGTCTTGAGGGTCTGGGGGGACTCTGCTTGGAGCCGGCCCCGTGTGCCTTCcttctcccagccctccccctgGGCATGGGTGGATGTGTCCCAGCTCCAGGCTGTGGCCCCGCTGCACCCCGTGGCTGTGCAGTGCCAGGAGGCGCAGGTGGTGGTCACGGTGCACAGGGACCTCTTTGGTACGGGGCGGCTGGTCAGGGCTGTGGAGCTGACCCTGGGCTcggctggctgcctgcctgtggcCCCGAGTGCTGCTGAGGGCACCGTGACCTTTGTGGCTGGACTGCACGAGTGTGGCAGCACCTTGCAG GTGACAGCAGAATCCTTGATCTACAAAACAAGCTTGTCCTACAAGCCTACTCCTTCTGCCAACCTGGTTGTTGTAAGGACCAGCCCAGCTGTGGTTCCCATAGAGTGTCACTATCCCAG aaaGAGCAATGTGAGCAGCAATGCTGTCCAGCCCACGTGGGCTCCCTTGCAGTCCACCTTGTCGGCAGAGGAGAAGTTGATGTTCTCCCTGCGCCTCATGAATG ATGACTGGAGTGCTGAGAGACTCTCCAATGGCTTCCAGCTGGGGGAAAGCCTGCACCTCCAGGCTGATGTTGCTTCTGGGAACCATGTACCTCTAAGGCTCTTTGTGGATGAGTGTGTTGCTACTCTGAGTCCAGGCAGGAGGTCCTCTCCCCAGTATGCCTTGATTGACCTCAGCGG GTGCTTGGTGGATGGGAGATCAGATGACACCACTTCAGCCTTTATCTCTCCAAGGCCAAGGCAGGAAACACTGCAGTTCATGGTTGATGCATTCAAGTTTGCAGGAGATGACAGAAATTTG ATCTACATCACCTGCCACTTGAAGGTCTCCCCAGCTGACCAAGCCCCAAATCCATTGAACAAAGCTTGTTCCTTCAACAAAGCCAGCAGCCT GTGGGCTCCTGTGGAGGGTACTGGAGacatctgcagctgctgtgagaCAGGCAACTGTCCATTGTATGGAAGATACTCACAAAGAATTAATCCTCTGGCCAGGTGGTCAGGGAGGCGCTTGAAGAGAGACGTCCCTTCCAAGCAAG GTGGGTCCTCAAAGACAGCAGAGGCTGAAGTCTCAGTTGGGCCGCTACTGATCCTTGATCCAGCTCAGGGATTATGGAGCTCCTCAGGAGGTTTTGCAACAGCAGGGAAGACATCACATG GTGCTGCTGAAGGGCTTCCTGTGCTGGTCCAAGCTGCCATGCTTGCAGCAGCCACTGTGCTGAGCTTAACTGCTCTGGGGCTGTTTCTTCTGTGCAGAAAAATGTAG
- the INSYN1 gene encoding inhibitory synaptic factor 1, producing the protein MDSRTCQDRQPSDHPSSSSSNCSSSKSNCERERIRSRMKMVIGQLEGILQELKEVAKELREVVSQIDRLTSDFEFELEPDDWTTATASSTSSSEKGGGTFELGPLDFTTSDILSDSWEFCSFLDASTPSDPGDGPEPHRPQPQPPPARQLDYRLMNGGIPITNGPRGGGTPDSSSEEAFSTPASQKVSHHRPAGTRERVRFSDKVLYHALCCDDDRDGDSTASPGDDGPEEPGRKVLAGPPSKHPSMSGGGGGGGGPPARRLMRNSSTQTVADKSTQTVLPYIPAKQKIKNKN; encoded by the exons ATGGACTCCCGGACCTGCCAGGACAGGCAGCCCAGTgaccaccccagcagcagcagcagcaattgtAGCAGCAGCAAGAGTAATTGTGAAAGGGAAAGGATCCGGAGTCGGATGAAAATGGTGATCGGGCAACTGGAAGGCATCTTACAGGAGCTCAAGGAGGTGGCCAAGGAGCTTCGGGAG GTGGTGAGCCAGATCGACCGGCTGACCTCCGACTTCGAGTTCGAGCTGGAGCCGGACGACTGGACAACGGCAAcggccagcagcacctccagcagcGAGAAGGGGGGGGGCACCTTTGAGCTGGGACCCCTCGATTTCACCACCTCCGACATCCTCTCCGACAGCTGGGAATTCTGCTCCTTCCTGGATGCTTCCACCCCCTCCGACCCAGGCGATGGTCCCGAGCCCCACCGGCCGCAGCCGCAGCCCCCACCAGCTCGCCAGCTGGATTACCGGCTGATGAACGGGGGGATCCCCATCACCAACGgtccccggggaggggggaccCCGGATTCATCCAGCGAGGAAGCCTTCAGCACGCCGGCCAGCCAGAAGGTCTCACATCACCGGCCGGCTGGCACGCGGGAACGGGTCCGGTTCAGCGACAAGGTGCTTTACCACGCTCTGTGCTGCGATGACGACCGGGACGGTGACAGCACGGCATCCCCCGGGGATGATGGCCCTGAGGAGCCCGGGCGTAAGGTGCTGGCGGGGCCACCCTCAAAGCATCCTTCCATGAGTGgcggtggggggggcgggggcggacCCCCAGCACGGCGGCTGATGAGGAACAGCAGCACCCAGACCGTAGCCGATAAAAGCACCCAGACGGTGCTGCCTTATATCCCGGccaagcagaaaattaaaaataaaaactga